DNA sequence from the Burkholderia pyrrocinia genome:
GATGTTTTTCGACGACCCGGTCCGGGCGTTCGCGAATCTGCGGCACGCGGCGCGGTCCGACGCGCAGATGCGGTTCGTCGCGTGGCGCAGCGCGGCCGACAACCCGTTCATGACGACGGCCGAGCGGGCCGCCGCGCCGTTGCTGCCGAACCTGCCCGCGCGCCGGCCCGGCGCGCCGGGGCAGTTCGCGTTCGGCGACCGGCAGCGGATCGCGTCGGTGCTGTCGGACAGCGGCTGGGCCGATATTGCGATCGAGCCGGTCGACAGGGCGTGCGTGTTGCCCGAGCCCGCGCTGGACGACTACATCGCGCGGCTGGGCCCGGTCGGGCTCGCGCTGCTGGAGACGGACGAGGCGACGCGGCGGAGCGAGGTCGAGAAGGTGCGTGTCGCGTTCGAGCGTTACGTGCACGGCACGGAGGTGTGTTTCGACGCGGCCTGCTGGCTCGTGACGGCGCGCGCGCCGTCCGCGTAACGCGTTGCGATAAAAGGCGGATCAGGAAAGGGCCGCCTGCCGGCCTGCGCATTGCTGTTCGCGCACGACGCAACAGCGCCGCGCGACATGTACGCGTCAGCGTTTCCTCGCGCGCAGCATCAGCCACGCGCAACCTCCGGCAACCAGCGCGAGGCCGAGCAGGACGGCTTCGACGCCGAGCGCGAAACCCGGCGGCATTTCACCGCTGTTCGGCACGGGCGACAGGTTGCCGCCCATCGCGATGGCGCCGCCGGCCAGCAGCGCCATGCAGACGATCCAGTAGGCCTTGCCGCGCGGCGCCGCGGCCCGAATCCGCCACAGCGCGATGCCGGTTCCGCCGAGATAAAGCACGGCGAGCGTGCCGAGCGCGACAAGGTCGGCGGCGCGGCTTTGCAGAAGCCCGTTCATCGTGCGGCTCGGTCGGACGTGGCGGACCGGCGCGGCGCAGCAAGGGCGGCGGCGTGCGCGCTCATTCGGCCTCCGTCGCGTGCCCCGGTGCGCGGCTCAGCAGATGCGTACGCTTGTCGGCCGCGAGCGACACGTAGCGTTCGTACTGGCGCAGCACGTCGGCGATCACTTCGTCGCCGCGCAGGTATTCGACGTCGTAGCCGAGCCGCCCGTCCTCGAAGAACGTGACGATCCCATACACGTGCGCGCGCGCTGCTTCCGGCTCGGCTGCCTCGCGCACCAGGAACGCGGCCGCGGATTTCACCGTCACGCGCACGCCGTACACGAAATCGCGATGCTCGGCGGTCGGCACGGTGAGCCGCACGGCGTCGTCGCTGTCGCGCTGCACGTGCGCATCGACGCCGCTCGCGCGCAGTTCATCGGCGACCTTGCGCAGCGCGGGCTCGACCGTCTCGGCGACGAACTGGCGCGCCTCGGCCTCGGTCGTCTGCCGCAGGATGTGCGTCAGGCGGTGGCGCCAGTGCTGGCCGGTCCAGTAGCTCGCCGCAGGCGCGATCTCCTGCGAATAGTGCGCGCGGTCGGCCGCGAGCCCGCGCCACAGCCCGTAGCAGAGCGCGAGCATGATGATGGCGACCGGCAGCGCGGCGATCAGCGTCATCGCCTGCAATGCGCCGAGCCCGCCGGCGACCAGCAGCACCGCGGCCGTCACGCCGAGCAGCACGGCCCAGAACAGCCGTTGCCAGACGGGCGAATGCGCGTTGCCGCGCGTCGCGATCTGGTCGATCACGAACGCGCCCGAATCCGCGGACGTGACGAAGAACACCGCGATCAGCACGATCGCGGCGATCGACAGCAGTTGCGACAACGGCAGGAAATCGAAGAAGCGGAACAGCAGCGCATCGACGTTGGTGGCCGTTTGCGCGAGCGCGCCGGCCGCGCCGTGCGTGTCGAGCCAGATCGCGCTGTTGCCGAACACGGTCATCCACACGAGGTTGAACGCGGTCGGCACGAGCAGCACGCCGATCACGAACTGGCGGATCGTGCGGCCGCGCGAGATGCGCGCGATGAACATGCCGACGAACGGCGACCACGAGATCCACCACGCCCAGTAGAGGATCGTCCAGCCGCCGAACCAGCCTTCCTCGCGCGGCGACGCATACGCATAGGTGCGAAACGACAGGTCGACGAGATTCGACAGGTACTGGCCGATGTTGTCGCCGAGCGCGCGGAACAGGAAGGCCGTCGGGCCCGCGACGACCACGAACGCGAGCAGCAGGAACGCGAGCAGCAGGTTCAGCTCGGACAGCCGGCGCACGCCCTTGTCGAGGCCGCTGGCGGCCGACAGGCCCGCGAGCAGCACCACGATCGCGACGAGCCCGATGCGAAACAGATTGCTGCCGGTCTCCCAGCCGACGACCGTATGCAGGCCCGCGCTCATCTGCATCACGCCATAGCCGAGCGTGGTCGCGATGCCGGCGACCGTGCCGACCAGCGCGAACGCGTCGACCGTGTGGCCGATCCAGCCGTTGATGCGCTCGCGCAGCACCGGATACAGCCCCGAGCGCAGCGTCAGCGGCAGGTTGTAGCGAAAGCCGAAGTACGCGAGCACGAGCCCCATCAGCCCGTAGATCGCCCACGCATGGAAGCCCCAGTGGAAGAAGGTCATCAGCATCGCCTCGCGTGCGGCGGCAGGCGTGCCGGGGTCGACGGTCGGCGGCTTCAGGAAGTGCTGCATCGGCTCGCCGACGCCGAAGTACATGAGGCCGATGCCCATGCCTGCCGCGAACAGCATGGCCGTCCACGATACGAAGCTGAACTCGGGTTCGGCGTCGTCGGGGCCGAGCCGGATGTTGCCGAAATCGCTCGCGGCGATCAGCACGAGAAACACGAGGAACGTGGTGACGGCCAGGACGTAGAACCAGTCGAAGCGCATGACGACCCATTGCTGGCCGGCGGAGAACAGCGTGCCGGCTTCGCTCGGGAGCAGCGCACAGACGGCCAGCAGTGCACCGATGACCGCGAGCGCGGGCAGGACGACCTGCGGCTTGAATGTCGTGCGCGGGGAGGGACGGGAATCTGGCATGTCGGGCATCCAGTTGTGGGCGCAACGAGGCGCGACGCCGTCCGGCGCGCACATTGCGCGGCGGACCCTGCTACGGCGTGCGTCGAGTGTACCGCGGTGTCAGGACTGCAAGAAGGAGCATGCAGAAGGGAAAAACCTGACGGATTGTAAGGTATTGCGGCGATCGAGAACACCCGCGCGGTTTGCGTGGCGGGCGGACGGGACGTGGAAAGCCCGGTGGACGCCGGGCCTCGGGCGCCCGGATGGCGCGTGCAATGCGCATCGTCCGGGGTGCGGGCAGCGCACTGAAGGCGCTGCGGTGCGGGTTCTCAAGAAAACGCCGGGCCGCCCCAAGTTTTCTTGACCCCCCTCGGGGGGCCTGGCGCGAAGCGACAGGTCTGGGGGCGCTCAGAAAGTGACGGCGATCCCGGCCATGCCGACGAACTGGCCGTGCGTCGTCGACGGCGTGAGCTGCTGCGAATCGCCGACGATCGGCGCCGCATCGATGATGTGGCCGGCACCTTGCGCGCCGAGCGTCTGCCCGCTCGAATGCGTGTACGCCTGCAGCGCATAGAGCGTCGTGCGCTTCGACAGGCTGTACGACTCCTTCAGCGAATACTGCTGGTAGCGGGCCGCGCTCGCGACGCCGTTCGCCTTCGATGCCAACGTGTATGCGAATGCGCCGGCCACCGAGAACGCCGGCGTGAAGCGGTACGCGGCAAGCACACCGTAGGTGTTGAACACGGCCGTGTCGGTGAACGCGGAGCCGTTGCCGGGCAGGTACTTCACGTTCGAATAGTTGATGCCCATCGTCAGGTCGCCGAGCGTGTAGTTGCCGGCCGCCGCGACCTGCTCGACGGCCTTCGCGGTCAGGTAGCCCTGGTTCAGCACGGACACCGCGAAGCTGCCCGACGACGCGGTGGCCGGATTCAGGAAGCCTGCCGACGAGCCCGAGCTGTTGATGCGCAGGTAGCCGGCCGCGATCCCGACCGGCCCGTTCGCATAGCGCAGCGCGGCGCTGAACGTGTTGCCCTTGCCGGTCGAGCCGGCAATGCCGCCGAATGCGTACATCGCGCTCGCGCTCAGCCCGGCGAAGGTCGGCGACGTATAGGTAACCGAATTGTTCACGCGGATCGTCGTGTCGAGGCCGTCGATGTCGCCCGGATGCGCACCCGTCGCGCCGGTCAGCCAGCTGCTCGACGCGTACGGGCCGACGAACAGGAAGTAGGGCGTGTACTGGCGGCCGGCCGTCAGCGTGCCGTAGCGAGCGTTGCGCAGGCCGACGAACGCCTGACGATTGAATATCGTGCCGGCGGCGGCCTGCGCCCCGTTGTTCAGGTTGAAGCCGGACTGCAGGTCGAAGATCGCGTGCGTGCCGCCGCCGAGATCCTCGTCGCCGCGCAGCCCGAACTTCGACGCATACAGGTTGCCGTCGCGCATGTAGATGTTCGAATGGCCCTGCTGGTTGTTCACGTACGCGATCGAATCGTCGACGACGCCGTACAGCGTCACGCTGCTCTGCGCGCGGGCAGCGGTCGTGCCGAGCGATGCGGCCGATAAAATCAGGATTGCATAGCGATTGGCGGGTGCTTTCATTGTCGATCTCCAGATCTCTTCATCAGTTCAACGGGGCGGGAGGCTGAAGTGCCTCCTCTGTGGCGGGGGGCGGGCCGCGCGAACGGCCCGCCCGATCGGTGCGGCGTGCGCGGTCAGTGATCGAACGCGACGACGATGCGGCGCCAGGCGCCGTCCTGTACATCCTGCTCGACGCGCGCGCCGCGGACGGCGAGCGGGCCTTGCAGCGATGCAGGCAGAAGGATCTCGACGCGGTCGGCCGGGCGGGCCGGTCGGCCGTCCCAGCGGACCGACACGCCGAGCGCGCCCGACGCCTCGCGGCCGGTCTCGATCCGCCACAGTCCGTATTCGCCGTCGCGCCACGCTTCCGTCTCGCCGTCGTCCTCGACGCATTCGCCGTACGCGACGCCGTCCTCGATGCGCGGCGCGACGAGGAAGCCGCGCGTGTCGCCGCGCGCGCCGAAATGCTGGTCCGCGACGTTCAGCGGCAGCACGCGGCCTTCACGCAGCAGCATCACCGGCGTATCGAGCGGTGCGGGCAGCGTGACGCTTGCGCCGCCGTCGAACGACTGCGCGCTCGCGCAGCACGTCCAGCGCGCGCCCGACGGCAGGTAGACCGTGCGCTCCGTGCAGCCGGGATCGACGACCGGCGCGACCAGCAGCGCGTCGCCGAGCATCATGTCGTCGCACTCGTCGTAGCAGCGCGCATCGCCGGGGAAATCGGCGAAGGTCGGCCGCAGCACGGGCTCGTAGCGCGTCGTCGACAGCCACAGCAGGTGATAGAGGTACGGCAGCAGCCGGTAGCGCTGCTTGATCAGCGATGCGACCTGCGCGGCGATCTCCGGATACATCCATGGTTCGTTGACGGTGCCGTCGTCGTTCCACGAGTGGATGCTGAAGCGCGGCATGAAGATGCCGAACTGCACCCAGCGCAGCAGGAGTTCGGGCGACGGCGCGGGCCCGGAGAAGCCGCCGATGTCGTGACCGATGTTCGACACGCCCGACAGCGCGAGCCCGAGGCCCATCTTCAGGTTGTAGCGCAGCGTTTCCCACGATGTGTAGTTGTCGCCGGACCAGGTCTGCACGTAGCGCTGCATGCCGGCGCCGCCGGAGCGCGACACCAGGAACGGCCGCTGCGTCGGCGCATGCGCGCGCTGCGCGTCGCGCGATGCGCGCATCATCAGCATCGTCTGCAGCACCTTCGCCTCGCGCGCGGGGAACGGCTGGCCAAAGCCGTGCGCGATCGCATCCGGTGACCAGATCTCGTATTCGTTGTTGTCGTTCCAGGTCGACTCGATCCCGTATTCGAGCAGCGCCGAGGTGACCTGCTCGCGCCACCAGCGGTACGCGTCCGGCTGCGTGAAGTCGAGATACGCGCCGACTTCGTCCCAGAACTGCACCCACGCAGGCTCGCCGGACGCGGAGCGGATCAGCAGCCCACGTTTTGCGGCCTCGTCGAACGCCGGATGGTCGCGCAGCAGGCACGGCTTGATGTTCGCGCACAGGCGGATGCCGTGGTCGCGGTAGTGCTTCACGAAACCCTTCGCGTCGGGAAACTTGTCGCGGTTCCAGTTGAACACGTAGCGCTTCGCGCCGATCGACGTATAGCCCGACGACAGGTGGAACGAGTCGCACAGGATGTCGTGCGCGTCGCACTGCTCGACGAACTGGTTCATCTGCTGCTGCGCGTCCGGCGCATCGGTATAGCTCATCGTCGAGCCCGAATAGCCGAGGCCCCATTTCGGCGTGCGCGCGGGGCGCCCGGTGAGCCACGTGAAGCGCCGCGCGGCCGCGAGCGGCGTATCGGGCGACGCGATGAAGTAGTAGTCGAGATCGCCGTGCTCGGCGACGAAATAGCGGTACGGGCCGTGATAGTTGTCGAGCTCGCGGCCCATGTCGAACGAGCAATCCGACAGCGTGTCGTAGAAGAGGCCGAAGCCCTGGCACGCAGCGGGCGACCACGTGATGTAGAACGGGATGTGCTTGTAAAGCGGGTCGGTGTGCTTCGCGCTGTAGCCCATCGCGTCGATGTTGCGCATCTCGAAGCGCGCGCCCGTGCGGTCGAGGTCGCCCGCGCGTTCGCCGAGGCCGAACATCTTGTCGCCGCGCTCGCGGGCGACGTAGTGATACGCGCGGTCGTCCCACCAGCCGAAGTTGTACGCCTGCGTCGCGCGGTCGGCGAGTGCGACGCGCCATGCGCCGTCCGCGCCGCGCATCGACCACGTGCAATGGCCGCCTTGCCAGCGCACCGCGAGCCGGATCTGCGCGGTTTCGATGCGCAGGCCGTCGTCGTCTTCGGCGAGGCTCCAGGAAGGAAGCGCGAAGCCGTCCAGGTCGAGGCGGTCGCGCCCGTCGAGCGGCACGTCGTCGAGGCCCGGCGCGATCGACCACGTGCGCGGGTTGCGTGCCGTCGCATCGGGCAGCACGCGCACGCGCACGATGTCGTCCTCGAGCACGAAGATCTCGAGGGTCGCGCCCGCGTCGGACGCGAGCAGCAGGCGGTTCGCGTGCCGGGCGGCGATACGGAACACGGGCGGATGAAGAAGCGAAGTCATGAATGCGATTCCTGGTGAGAGCGAATGTCAGGCGTGCCGTGCGAGCAGGCGTTCCTGCTTCGACTGCCCGCGGATCAACACCGCGAGCAGCGTAACGCCGATGAGGTCGAACAGGCCGAGGCACGCGAACAGCGGCGCATAGCCGATCTTGTCGGCGAGCGCGCCGACCAGCAGCGAGAAGCCGAGTCCGCCGATCCACGCGGCCATCCCGGCGAAGCCGCTCGCGGTGCCGACTTCCTCGGAATCGAACACGTCGGCCGACAGCGTGTTGACGAGCGCGGAGATCATCTGGTGCGCGAAGCCGCCGACACAGAACAGCGCGATGGCCGTGTACGGCGACGATACGAGGCCGATCATCGCGGGCCCGAGCATCAGCACCGCGCCGAGCGCGACGCCGGCGACGCGCGACCACACGAGCGGCAGCTTGAAGCGGTTGGCGAGATACGGCGACAGATAGCCGCCCGCGATGCCGCCGGCGTCGGCCGCGAGAAACGGCATCCACGCGAAGATCGCGATCTGCGTGAGCGGCATGTGGCGCTCGGTCGCGAGGTACAGCGGAATCCAGAAGCTGAAGGTCTGCCACGCGGGTTCGGCGAAAAAGCGCGGCAGCGCGATGGCCCAGAAGCGCCGCGCGGTGACGACGTCGCGGATGCGGCGCTTCGACACCGGCGGCATCGTGGCCTGGCCGTCGCGGATCAGCGCGCGCTCCTGCGACGTGATGCGCGGATGATCGGCCGGCGACCGGTACTGCGTGTACCAGAGCGCGGCCCACACGAAGCCGAGCGCGCCGGTGACCATGAACGCCGACTGCCAGCCGAACCGCATCGAGATGAACACGACGAGCGGCGGCGCGATTGCTGCGCCGAGCGACGTGCCCGCGTTGAAGTAGCCGACCGCGACGGATTTCTCGCGATCGGGAAACCATTCGGCGACGGCCTTCATCCCCGACGGAATCGCGGCGGCCTCGAACAGCCCGAGAAAGCCGCGCAGGATGCCGAGCGACAGCCAGCCCGACGCGAAGCCGTGCGCGACGCCGACCACCGACCACAGCATCGCGAACAGCGCGAACCCGAGCCGCAGCCCGATCAGGTCGACGATGAACCCGCACACGGGCTGCATGATCGTGTAGCCGATCTGGAATGCGCCGACGATGTACGAATACTGCTGCGTCGAGATCGCGAATACCTGCTTCAGCTCGG
Encoded proteins:
- a CDS encoding MFS transporter translates to MKTVKALRWWIIVLVCLGTILNYLARNSLAVLAPELKQVFAISTQQYSYIVGAFQIGYTIMQPVCGFIVDLIGLRLGFALFAMLWSVVGVAHGFASGWLSLGILRGFLGLFEAAAIPSGMKAVAEWFPDREKSVAVGYFNAGTSLGAAIAPPLVVFISMRFGWQSAFMVTGALGFVWAALWYTQYRSPADHPRITSQERALIRDGQATMPPVSKRRIRDVVTARRFWAIALPRFFAEPAWQTFSFWIPLYLATERHMPLTQIAIFAWMPFLAADAGGIAGGYLSPYLANRFKLPLVWSRVAGVALGAVLMLGPAMIGLVSSPYTAIALFCVGGFAHQMISALVNTLSADVFDSEEVGTASGFAGMAAWIGGLGFSLLVGALADKIGYAPLFACLGLFDLIGVTLLAVLIRGQSKQERLLARHA
- a CDS encoding glycoside hydrolase family 31 protein produces the protein MTSLLHPPVFRIAARHANRLLLASDAGATLEIFVLEDDIVRVRVLPDATARNPRTWSIAPGLDDVPLDGRDRLDLDGFALPSWSLAEDDDGLRIETAQIRLAVRWQGGHCTWSMRGADGAWRVALADRATQAYNFGWWDDRAYHYVARERGDKMFGLGERAGDLDRTGARFEMRNIDAMGYSAKHTDPLYKHIPFYITWSPAACQGFGLFYDTLSDCSFDMGRELDNYHGPYRYFVAEHGDLDYYFIASPDTPLAAARRFTWLTGRPARTPKWGLGYSGSTMSYTDAPDAQQQMNQFVEQCDAHDILCDSFHLSSGYTSIGAKRYVFNWNRDKFPDAKGFVKHYRDHGIRLCANIKPCLLRDHPAFDEAAKRGLLIRSASGEPAWVQFWDEVGAYLDFTQPDAYRWWREQVTSALLEYGIESTWNDNNEYEIWSPDAIAHGFGQPFPAREAKVLQTMLMMRASRDAQRAHAPTQRPFLVSRSGGAGMQRYVQTWSGDNYTSWETLRYNLKMGLGLALSGVSNIGHDIGGFSGPAPSPELLLRWVQFGIFMPRFSIHSWNDDGTVNEPWMYPEIAAQVASLIKQRYRLLPYLYHLLWLSTTRYEPVLRPTFADFPGDARCYDECDDMMLGDALLVAPVVDPGCTERTVYLPSGARWTCCASAQSFDGGASVTLPAPLDTPVMLLREGRVLPLNVADQHFGARGDTRGFLVAPRIEDGVAYGECVEDDGETEAWRDGEYGLWRIETGREASGALGVSVRWDGRPARPADRVEILLPASLQGPLAVRGARVEQDVQDGAWRRIVVAFDH
- a CDS encoding class I SAM-dependent methyltransferase, which encodes METNRPNDEQSALWNGPSGRAWVDAQALLDRMFEPFEALLADAAAASSARSVLDVGCGTGAVTLAIARRLGTDTQCTGIDISARMIDAAQARAERSGIHARFVCADVQTHAFEPASVDLIVSRLGVMFFDDPVRAFANLRHAARSDAQMRFVAWRSAADNPFMTTAERAAAPLLPNLPARRPGAPGQFAFGDRQRIASVLSDSGWADIAIEPVDRACVLPEPALDDYIARLGPVGLALLETDEATRRSEVEKVRVAFERYVHGTEVCFDAACWLVTARAPSA
- a CDS encoding porin yields the protein MKAPANRYAILILSAASLGTTAARAQSSVTLYGVVDDSIAYVNNQQGHSNIYMRDGNLYASKFGLRGDEDLGGGTHAIFDLQSGFNLNNGAQAAAGTIFNRQAFVGLRNARYGTLTAGRQYTPYFLFVGPYASSSWLTGATGAHPGDIDGLDTTIRVNNSVTYTSPTFAGLSASAMYAFGGIAGSTGKGNTFSAALRYANGPVGIAAGYLRINSSGSSAGFLNPATASSGSFAVSVLNQGYLTAKAVEQVAAAGNYTLGDLTMGINYSNVKYLPGNGSAFTDTAVFNTYGVLAAYRFTPAFSVAGAFAYTLASKANGVASAARYQQYSLKESYSLSKRTTLYALQAYTHSSGQTLGAQGAGHIIDAAPIVGDSQQLTPSTTHGQFVGMAGIAVTF
- a CDS encoding BCCT family transporter — its product is MPDSRPSPRTTFKPQVVLPALAVIGALLAVCALLPSEAGTLFSAGQQWVVMRFDWFYVLAVTTFLVFLVLIAASDFGNIRLGPDDAEPEFSFVSWTAMLFAAGMGIGLMYFGVGEPMQHFLKPPTVDPGTPAAAREAMLMTFFHWGFHAWAIYGLMGLVLAYFGFRYNLPLTLRSGLYPVLRERINGWIGHTVDAFALVGTVAGIATTLGYGVMQMSAGLHTVVGWETGSNLFRIGLVAIVVLLAGLSAASGLDKGVRRLSELNLLLAFLLLAFVVVAGPTAFLFRALGDNIGQYLSNLVDLSFRTYAYASPREEGWFGGWTILYWAWWISWSPFVGMFIARISRGRTIRQFVIGVLLVPTAFNLVWMTVFGNSAIWLDTHGAAGALAQTATNVDALLFRFFDFLPLSQLLSIAAIVLIAVFFVTSADSGAFVIDQIATRGNAHSPVWQRLFWAVLLGVTAAVLLVAGGLGALQAMTLIAALPVAIIMLALCYGLWRGLAADRAHYSQEIAPAASYWTGQHWRHRLTHILRQTTEAEARQFVAETVEPALRKVADELRASGVDAHVQRDSDDAVRLTVPTAEHRDFVYGVRVTVKSAAAFLVREAAEPEAARAHVYGIVTFFEDGRLGYDVEYLRGDEVIADVLRQYERYVSLAADKRTHLLSRAPGHATEAE